One Anthonomus grandis grandis chromosome 13, icAntGran1.3, whole genome shotgun sequence DNA segment encodes these proteins:
- the LOC126744164 gene encoding uncharacterized protein LOC126744164: MTEGIEISVEALVKNRGYLKAKVTRIVNWFLENNDSIHDFLEIQVRESMLTHAFKDFEEVEKQIVVLDISKVDKDDVEDKYLTCVAKMQRKILELSPQAPTQVRHIVPQHSHSPNVSLPQISIPPFNGDITKWNAFFQLFSTLILDNQSLSDIQRLIYLKSYLRDEPLNLVDNLQLTTDNLQIALNTLRQRYDNQLSIIFAHIKNLVDIPILNKVSSHTLREFIVCIKQNFDSLKNQNIPVDHWDLILIYIFSQKLDFGTRKAYISERGSQMRSSSHVVPKLEEFLSFLEKRCSVLEDLSESPSTKNYSHGRSSQHNTPFVKKISHYAHGGQRQGNQVIPQNSPQNSRSHFVAGQRHQVKNCTSQRCQICHMKHHSLLHPMDDAAQPLQSRNSHWRPNPQTQNERSQNFNRNSLLINSSHSRNQGSSQSSSQTQEPQIPSTSNEMNSNRPHANKPVTLSVFATEDNEVLLGTSLIQIPDKNGHFIIAKAILDPGSTISIVTQSLVQRLDLSPKTQPIQISGIGGKIKHSNHAISLRIHSCHNHDYFLNVNCCVLDKITEKSPHFKVNKFMLNLPNNTPLADPYFDTPSTIDLLLGADVYYHILSGEYTKVNKDSLTLVGTYFGHILSGLIPSQALVHKTPLANSKNCFLVKSLNSDCSLDSLIEKFWLLEDVSPTHEKPLSPEDSMVEQNFQNTTVFKDGHFQVDLPLKRPQESHPLGESYSLAKKRFHHLEKRFQKSPDLFLEYKKFIGECISLNHARIIPLSLKTENHNNRYFLPHHCVIREDSTSTKLRVVFDGSMKTSSGLSLNDVMHKGYTVQPELFDILLRFRSFKFALTSDIEKMYRQVRVNPNQTYLQNILWRDHPSQPMQCIELLTVTYGTNCAPYLATRTLNELAIIHKDDYPLASQAILSQCYVDDVLCGQDTYENLVELHRQLLELCNIGNFHLHKWCSNSNLFLSKTCDNGSQESFTIETEGISNKVLGVGWNPDSDEFFISLPDTRSESIITKRIVLSKIAQMYDPLGFIAPIVVNAKLIMQNIWKEKINWDEPLKEPILTQWTTFIKELPQLMCLKIPRFFLANNNPSSLQIHGFSDASRKAYGACVYIRALYPNKNVSCQLITAKSRVAPIREITIPRMELCGALLLSNLVTRVCSILKERFSVDNINLWTDSEIVLAWLNAHPSRFNVFVANRISQIQVLSQDCKWRHIPTADNPADHLSRGFTADQILTSTLWWNGPKFLLDPNLNLKMYEKGPCSTEEEARKAKTVLLVNSEDFWITLFNRFSNFSRLQRTIAFIHRFVNNCKGNGKKFYGALAVTELKAAEIFIVKQVQHQTFSKEISELKSEERKISNKQVLRLNPFIDTSNLIRVGGRLSQAPISFDQKFPILLPSKNHVVGLLLKKEHIRLGHAGEQIMADLPKSRVVPSRPFLTTGVDFGGPFIIKSSSLRRAKIEKAYIALFVCMVTKAVHLELVSSLSSQAFLACFKRFISRRGCPATIFSDNGTNFSGASNQIKEVYDTLKSQQTQEQLTAFFSCHEIQWQFIPPFSPHWGGLWEAAIKSTKHHLRRLIGNQNLTFEDFSTILAQIEAILNSRPLLPLSADPLDLTCLTPGHFLVGSPLVSYPEPNVSSIPENRLDRWQRLSQIQQFFWTRWTKEYLNNLQNRPKWMSPVPNIETNDLVLLKDENTKPLDWPLARVVDTLPNRDESHRHLREYGSFRTPRNNAGRPQQARNPVAEEQILNAIDDDPGLSTRQIARNLDVSHATV; the protein is encoded by the exons atgACTGAAGGAATAGAAATATCAGTAGAAGCGTTGGTTAAAAATCGCGGATATTTAAAGGCTAAAGTAACACGAATTGTTAattggtttttagaaaataatgatagTATACAtgactttttagaaattcaggTACGTGAAAGTATGTTAACCCAcgcttttaaagattttgaagaggtagaaaaacaaattgtagTTTTAGATATAAGTAAAGTAGACAAGGATGATGTAGAAGACAAATACTTAACGTGTGTTGCTAAAATGCAACgtaaaattttagaactttcccCGCAAGCGCCAACTCAAGTAAGACATATAGTTCCCCAACACTCTCATTCCCCAAATGTTAGTTTGCCCCAAATTAGCATACCTCCATTTAACGGAGACATCACTAAATGGAAtgccttttttcaacttttctctACCCTTATTCTAGATAATCAATCTCTCTCTGATATtcaaagattaatttatttaaaatcttatttaagagATGAACCCctaaatttggtcgataatttacAATTGACCACTGACAACCTCCAAATTGCCCTAAATACCCTTAGACAAAGATATGATAatcaattatcaattatttttgcccatattaaaaatttagttgacaTTCCTATCCTAAATAAGGTATCCTCACACACACTTAGGGAATTTATAGTTTGCATAAAACAGAACTTTGAttcactgaaaaatcaaaacattcCAGTAGACCActgggatttaattttaatttatattttttctcaaaaattagacTTTGGCACAAGAAAGGCATATATATCCGAGAGAGGTTCTCAAATGCGCTCTTCCTCACATGTGGTCCCTAAGCTTGAAGAATTTCTAAGCTTTTTAGAAAAGCGTTGTTCGGTGTTAGAAGATCTCTCTGAAAGCCCTTCAACTAAAAATTATTCCCATGGACGTTCTTCTCAACACAACACTccctttgttaaaaaaatttcacacTATGCTCATGGTGGGCAACGCCAAGGCAACCAAGTCATACCTCAAAACTCTCCTCAAAACTCTCGCTCACATTTTGTTGCAGGACAAAG GCATCAAGTAAAAAACTGTACATCTCAGAGGTGCCAGATTTGTCATATGAAACACCATTCTCTTTTGCATCCAATGGATGATGCAGCACAGCCCTTGCAAAGCAGAAATTCACATTGGAGGCCAAATCCTCAAACCCAAAATGAACGATctcaaaattttaacagaaattcGCTTCTCATAAATAGCTCCCATTCTCGGAATCAAGGTTCAAGCCAAAGCTCCTCTCAGACTCAAGAACCACAAATCCCAAGCACAAGCAATGAAATGAACTCGAATCGCCCTCACGCTAATAAACCTGTGACTTTGTCAGTTTTCGCCACTGAAGATAATGAAGTTTTATTAGGTACTTCATTGATTCAAATACCCGACAAGAATggtcattttattattgcaaaggcAATATTAGATCCCGGGAGTACTATATCAATAGTAACCCAATCGCTGGTTCAAAGACTTGATCTCTCTCCTAAGACGCAGCCAATACAAATCTCTGGTATTGGCGGCAAAATTAAGCACTCTAATCACGCAATTTCCCTGAGAATTCATTCCTGTCACAATCACGATTACTTCCTGAATGTTAACTGCTGTGTATTAgacaaaatcacagaaaaatccccTCACTTTAAAGTCAACAAATTTATGTTGAACCTTCCCAATAATACACCGCTTGCAGACCCCTACTTTGATACGCCTTCTACAATAGATTTATTGTTGGGAGCAGATGTATACTACCACATTCTTTCAGGCGAATACACCAAGGTTAACAAAGACTCTTTAACGTTGGTAGGTACCTACTTTGGCCACATTCTTTCAGGATTAATCCCCTCCCAAGCTCTCGTTCACAAAACCCCTTTGGCAAATTCTAAGAATTGCTTTTTAGTGAAATCATTAAATTCAGATTGCTCACTGGACTCATTAATTGAGAAATTTTGGTTACTAGAAGATGTCTCGCCCACTCACGAAAAACCCCTATCCCCTGAAGATTCTATGGTTGaacagaattttcaaaataccacGGTATTTAAAGATGGTCATTTTCAAGTCGACTTACCCCTTAAAAGGCCCCAAGAGTCACATCCGCTAGGAGAGTCATATTCATTAGCCAAGAAAAGGTTTCACCACTTAGAAAagcgttttcaaaaatctcctgACCTTTTTcttgaatacaaaaaatttatcggTGAATGTATCTCACTCAATCATGCACGAATTATTCCCCTTTCCCTTAAAACTGAAAATCACAACAATCGATACTTTCTGCCTCACCACTGTGTAATTCGTGAGGACAGTACAAGCACTAAACTTCGTGTAGTGTTTGACGGATCTATGAAAACGTCTTCTGGGCTATCACTCAATGACGTAATGCATAAAGGATATACAGTTCAACCTGAACtgtttgatattttacttaGGTTTCGAAGTTTTAAATTCGCTCTCACTTCTGATAtcgaaaaaatgtatagacaGGTGCGCGTTAACCCAAATCAAACTTacctgcaaaatattttatggcgCGACCATCCCTCTCAGCCAATGCAATGCATTGAATTACTCACCGTCACTTATGGCACGAACTGTGCCCCCTATCTGGCTACACGCACCCTGAATGAACTTGCCATTATTCATAAAGACGATTATCCTCTTGCGTCTCAAGCTATTTTATCTCAATGTTACGTGGACGATGTTCTCTGTGGGCAAGATACCTATGAAAATTTGGTAGAATTACATAGGCAGCTGTTGGAACTTTGCAATATTGGAAATTTTCACTTACATAAATGGTGTTCaaatagcaatttatttttgtccaaaacttGTGATAATGGGTCCCAAGAAAGTTTCACCATAGAAACCGAGggaatttcaaataaagtcCTTGGTGTAGGCTGGAATCCCGACTCAGATGAGTTTTTTATCTCTTTACCTGACACTAGGTCCGAAAGCATAATTACTAAACGTAtagttttatctaaaattgcGCAAATGTACGACCCCTTAGGATTCATAGCTCCCATTGTTGTAAATGCTAAATTAATTATGCAAAacatttggaaagaaaaaattaattgggaTGAACCCCTGAAAGAACCCATTTTAACCCAATGGACCACCTTTATTAAAGAGCTTCCCCAactaatgtgtttaaaaattcCACGTTTTTTCCTAGCTAATAATAATCCCAGTTCACTTCAAATCCATGGATTTTCAGATGCCAGCAGGAAGGCATATGGTGCGTGTGTGTATATAAGAGCCCTTTATCCTAACAAAAATGTCTCTTGTCAACTTATTACTGCCAAAAGTAGAGTAGCCCCGATAAGAGAAATTACAATTCCCCGCATGGAACTCTGTGGAGCACTTTTACTTTCCAATTTAGTCACTCGTGTGTGTTCcatattaaaagaaagattttcagTTGACAACATTAATCTTTGGACTGACTCTGAGATTGTACTTGCTTGGTTAAATGCCCACCCTTCTCGTTTCAATGTGTTTGTAGCAAACCGCATTTCTCAAATTCAGGTTTTATCCCAAGACTGCAAATGGCGTCATATTCCAACTGCGGATAATCCAGCTGATCATCTTTCTCGCGGATTTACCGCAGACCAGATTCTCACCTCTACGCTTTGGTGGAACGGCCCAAAGTTCTTACTGGAcccgaatttaaatttaaaaatgtatgaaaagggACCTTGCTCCACTGAAGAAGAAGCAAGAAAAGCAAAAACGGTCTTGCTTGTTAACTCCGAAGATTTCTGGATAACACTTTTTAATCGGTTTTCTAACTTCTCGCGATTGCAACGAACTATTGCATTTATACatagatttgtaaataattgtaaaggtaatggtaaaaaattttatggtgCTTTAGCTGTAACTGAATTAAAGGCTGcagaaatttttatagtaaagcaAGTTCAACACCAAACGTTTTCAAAGGAAATCAGTGAACTAAAgtcagaagaaagaaaaatttcaaataagcAAGTCCTTAGGTTAAACCCCTTTATCGATACCTCCAATCTCATAAGGGTTGGAGGCAGATTATCCCAAGCACCCATATCATTTgatcaaaaatttccaattttattgcCCTCAAAAAACCATGTTGTTGGACTCTTGCTAAAAAAAGAACACATTAGGTTAGGACATGCTG GAGAACAAATTATGGCAGATCTCCCTAAATCCAGAGTTGTCCCTTCTAGACCGTTTTTAACAACAGGTGTCGATTTTGGAggaccatttattattaaatcgtcATCTCTTCGACGCGCCAAAATTGAAAAGGCGTATATCGCTTTATTTGTATGCATGGTCACTAAAGCTGTTCATTTGGAGCTAGTATCAAGTCTCTCTTCACAAGCATTTTTAGCATGctttaaacgttttatttcaaGACGTGGATGCCCGGCAACAATTTTTAGTGACAATGGTACAAATTTCTCTGGTGCCAGCAatcaaattaaagaagtttatgaCACGCTTAAGTCACAACAGACACAAGAGCAATTGACTGCATTTTTCTCATGCCATGAAATACAGTGGCAATTTATACCTCCTTTCTCTCCTCACTGGGGTGGTCTTTGGGAGGCAGCTATAAAAAGTACTAAACATCACTTACGAAGATTAATTGGAAACCAGAATTTAACCTTTGAagatttttccactattttagcACAAATTGAGGCTATTTTAAACTCCAGGCCACTTCTTCCCCTATCAGCTGATCCACTGGACTTAACTTGTCTTACCCCTGGACATTTTTTAGTTGGAAGTCCTCTCGTTTCGTACCCTGAGCCCAATGTCTCGTCAATTCCTGAAAACCGCTTAGATCGTTGGCAAAGGTTAAGTCAGATTCAACAATTCTTTTGGACTAGATGGACCAAAGAGTATCTCAACAATCTTCAGAATAGGCCTAAATGGATGTCCCCAGTCCCCAATATTGAAACAAATGACCTTGTTCTTCTTAAAGATGAGAACACCAAACCTCTTGATTGGCCGTTGGCCAGAGTAGTAGACACTTTACCTAATAGAGATG AGTCACATCGGCATCTTAGGGAATACGGTAGTTTTCGGACCCCCAGGAACAATGCAGGCAGACCGCAACAAGCACGAAACCCAGTGGCAGAGGAGCAAATTTTGAATGCCATCGACGACGATCCTGGCCTAAGCACCCGACAAATAGCTCGGAATTTGGATGTTTCTCATGCAACTGTCTGA